In Arthrobacter ramosus, one DNA window encodes the following:
- a CDS encoding ribonuclease Z produces MREFVVLGTASQVPTRTRNHNGYVLYWDGEGLLFDPGEGTQRQMIQAGVSASQLTRICITHVHGDHCFGLPGVLSRMALDRVEHPIHLHYPASGEDMIRALVAVASPGIDLRLHPHGGAGPIAAGVEVRPLLHRIETYGYRVVEPEGRSLLPERLAAAGITGSDISLLRRDGSLGGVRLEDVSVPRPAQSFAFVMDTAPCDGAEELAEGVDLLVAESTFSDDDGALAAQYRHLTAGQAGALAATAEAGMLILTHFSSRYPDVGLLAEQARARSGGATVIAANDLDRVPFPKRQRWL; encoded by the coding sequence ATGCGTGAATTCGTGGTTCTCGGCACCGCCTCCCAGGTCCCGACCAGGACCCGCAACCACAACGGATACGTGCTCTACTGGGATGGCGAGGGCCTGCTCTTCGATCCTGGAGAGGGCACCCAGCGGCAGATGATCCAAGCTGGTGTCTCGGCCAGCCAGCTCACGCGTATCTGTATTACCCATGTCCACGGAGACCACTGTTTCGGGCTGCCGGGCGTGCTTTCGCGTATGGCTCTGGACCGGGTGGAGCATCCAATCCACTTGCACTATCCCGCGTCCGGCGAGGACATGATCCGCGCCCTCGTGGCTGTTGCGTCGCCCGGCATCGACCTTCGGCTTCATCCGCACGGCGGTGCCGGTCCTATCGCGGCAGGAGTGGAGGTGCGCCCGCTGCTCCATCGAATCGAGACATACGGTTACAGGGTTGTCGAGCCCGAAGGCCGCAGCCTACTGCCGGAGCGGCTTGCGGCGGCGGGGATTACCGGATCCGATATCAGCCTCCTGCGGCGGGACGGGAGCCTGGGCGGCGTGCGCTTGGAAGACGTGAGCGTGCCGAGGCCCGCACAGAGCTTCGCCTTCGTGATGGACACGGCGCCATGTGACGGTGCTGAGGAACTCGCCGAGGGGGTGGACCTTCTCGTCGCTGAGTCCACTTTCAGCGACGACGACGGCGCCCTCGCCGCTCAGTACCGCCACCTCACCGCCGGGCAGGCCGGGGCGTTGGCTGCCACTGCCGAAGCGGGCATGCTGATCCTTACCCATTTCTCCTCGCGCTATCCCGACGTCGGACTACTCGCGGAGCAAGCCCGGGCGCGGTCCGGCGGAGCTACCGTCATCGCCGCGAACGACCTGGACCGGGTTCCCTTCCCGAAGCGGCAGCGGTGGTTGTAG